A stretch of Lactuca sativa cultivar Salinas chromosome 6, Lsat_Salinas_v11, whole genome shotgun sequence DNA encodes these proteins:
- the LOC111895920 gene encoding vacuolar protein sorting 38 — MDPKKKSVKEKNTNHEEKVKIIHWEDFQQELARLSSLSSALNEAKEKKSLIQEKLNSHLQLEAESLSRSNKLDQMRENLEARKLVMGNMSMRSKVVEEKSKKQEEQLNSQIRSLLMAGTSLSVASRSLQEANNSLNGERGYVRLQNLQKLLRGRQQFMVSQIALLYPVKVVSGHTCEQELESFSRSSKSGNPTGSKPMDAGSLTISGLHLTVLPFKKLSFFTDKKEVQRSATALGYVAHAVSLIAFYLEIPLRYPLRLGGSRTYICDYAPSVEPTSSDFTSISLSSSTSKPMEFPLFLEGQDTTRSAYAVFLLNKDLEQLLNCIGIESLGPRHVLTNMKELLNNILSPEYINS, encoded by the exons ATGGATCCGAAGAAGAAATCCGTAAAAGAAAAGAATACGAATCACGAGGAGAAAGTAAAGATCATTCACTGGGAAGATTTTCAACAGGAGCTTGCTCGTCTTTCGAGTCTATCGTCCGCCCTTAACGAAGCTAAGGAGAAGAAGTCTTTAATTCAAGAGAAACTTAACTCTCATTTACAG TTAGAAGCAGAGTCATTAAGTCGATCAAACAAGCTAGATCAGATGCGTGAAAATTTGGAAGCAAGAAAGTTGGTTATGGGAAACATGTCAATGCGTTCAAAAGTTGTAGAAGAAAAATCCAAAAAGCAGGAGGAACAACTCAACTCTCAGATTAGATCTCTTCTCATGGCTggaacttctctttctgtagccaGTAGAAGCTTGCAG GAAGCAAATAATTCACTGAATGGAGAACGAGGGTATGTTCGTCTACAAAATTTGCAGAAGTTGCTGAGAGGGAGGCAACAATTCATGGTGTCACAAATTGCATTGCTTTATCCTGTGAAAGTTGTGAGTGGACATACATGTGAGCAAGAACTTGAATCATTTTCCAGAAGTAGTAAATCAG GAAATCCTACTGGATCAAAACCCATGGATGCAGGATCTTTGACTATTTCAGGTCTTCATCTTACTGTTCTTCCTTTTAAGAAGCTGAGTTTCTTCACTGATAAAAAAGAAGTCCAAAGATCAGCAACTGCTCTTGGTTATGTTGCACAC GCTGTTTCCCTAATTGCTTTCTATTTAGAAATTCCTTTGAGATACCCTTTACGATTAGGAGGCTCGCGTACATATATTTGCGATTATGCCCCTTCAGTGGAGCCCACTTCATCTGATTTCACATCAATCTCTTTATCTTCCTCAACTTCAAAGCCCATGGAGTTTCCACTCTTCTTGGAAGGCCAAGACACAACAAGATCAGCTTATGCTGTGTTTCTACTGAACAAG GATCTGGAGCAGCTGTTGAACTGCATAGGGATTGAAAGTTTAGGGCCACGACACGTGTTGACTAATATGAAAGAGCTTCTAAACAATATCCTCTCACCAGAATATATCAATTCATAA